The following nucleotide sequence is from Holophagales bacterium.
ACGAGGAAGAGGACGTTGACGAAGACGCGGCGGGACTGGTCGAGGCCGCGGCCGAGGCCGGAGAAGACGCGGCGGGGAAGGGAATGGGGCCGGTTGTCGTTCATGGAGTGCATTCCTCTTTCGCAGGGACTGTACGGCGGAACGGGCTTTCGGGGTTTGAAGAGCGGTCGCAGCCAGGGCCGGGTGTGCGACCCGGGCTCACGTCCGCGGCACGAGGTGGATCGATGGCGCCTTGATGACGGCGAAGACCTCCGCGCCTTCCGCCAGGGCGAGCTCGGTTCGGGAGGCACGGGTGATGAGGGCCGAGAGGCGGGTGCCCGCGCAGGTGAGGACGACCCTCACGAGGGGTCCCTCTGAGGTGACGGACGCGACGATGCCGGGGAGGTGGTTTCGGGCGCTGCTCCGGGCGCCGCCGCCTTGTTCGAGGGTGACGTCCTCAGCGCGGAGGAGGGCCCAGACGTCTCCCCGGAGGCCGCGATCGACGGCCGCGAGGCGCAGGCCGTGCGCCTCGACGGTGGCGAGGTCCTCGGCGGCCTCGACGACACGCCCTGCGAGGACCGTGTCGACGCCGACGCAGCGCGCCACGTCCCGGTCTGCCGGCCGTTCGAAAACGTCGGCCACCCGGCCGTGCTGCCGAATCCCTCCGTCGACCATGACCGCCATCCGGTCGCCGAGGGCAAGCGCCTCGATACGGTCGTGCGTGACGACGATGGCCGGGACGCCGAGCCGCAGGAGGAGCGCTCGCAGATCCCCGCGGAGCTCCTCGCGGGTCGGCGCATCCAGAGCCGAGAGCGGTTCGTCCAGAAGGAGCAGCCGGGGAGAGGGGGCGATGGCACGGGCGAGGGCGACCCTCTGCCTCTGGCCGCCCGAGAGCTCCGCCGGACGCCGATCGCCGAGGCCGTCGAGCTTGAGCAGCGCGAGCACCTCCGCCGTCCGCCGCGCCCGTTCGGCGCTCCCGGTTCGGTGCAGGCCGAATGCGACGTTCTGGCGTGCCGTGAGGTGCGGGAAGAGGGCGTAGTCCTGGAAGAGGAGCCCGACCCTGCGGCGGCGGGCTGGGACGAAGACGCCTCGTGCCGTGTCGAGCCAGGTCTCGTCCCCCTGAACGATCGTTCCCTCGTCGGGGCGGTCGAGGCCCGCGAGAGCGCGAAGGACGGTCGTCTTTCCGGAACCCGAGGGGCCGAAGAGGACCGTCACGGGGCCGTCGCCGCCGGGGAGGACGAGGTCGGCGGAGATCGCCGGCCCTCCCCGGAACCGCCTTACGAAGCGGGCTTCGAGCGGTGCGGCCATGCGGAGACGGTTCGGCGCTGCAGGGCGTACGTGGCGGCGAGGACGGCGAAGGAGACGGCGAGGAGCACCAGCGACGTGGCTCCTGCGGAGTCGTAGTCGAGCGCCTGGACGTGATCGTAGATGGCGACGGAGACGGTCCGGGTCTCCCCCGGGATGTTGCCGCCGATCATCAGAACGACCCCGAACTCGCCGAGGGTGTGGGCGAACGACAGGACGATGCCCGTGACGACCCCGGCGCGCGAAAGGGGTAGGACGACCCGGCGAAAGGTCTCGAAAGGGGAGGCGCCGAGAGAGGCGGCGGCCTCGAGCAGCGACCGGTCGACCGCCGCGAACGACGCGGCGAACGGCTGGACCGCGAACGGAAGGCTGTAGAGGACGGAGGCGACGAGGAGCCCCTCGAACGTGAAGGGGAGCCGGGCTCCGAAGAGCGACTCGACCGCGCGGCCGACGGGCCCGTTCGGGCCGAGGAGGAGGAGGACGTAGAAGCCGAGAACGGTCGGGGGGAGGACGATCGGAAGGGCGACGACGGCCTCGACGAGCGGTTTCCATCGGGCGGTCGAGAACGCGAGCCAGGCGGCCAGCGGCAGACCGAGCGCGACCAGCACGGCCGCGGTGGCGGCCGAGAGCTTCACGCTGAGAAGAAGGGCTGGAACGTCGACGCTCAGCGCGCGCCCCGCGAGCCGGTTGCGAAAGGGAGCACGGGAAAGGCGCTGGCGACGGGACTGGGCGTCACGGGGATGGATTATCGCGCCCAGGCGGAGAGCCGGCGCGGCCGGCTCCGTCCTTCGGCGAGCCCCGGGAGAAGCCCCGGTGAATTCCGGGTGAATTCCCGATTGACTTCGCGTGGCGCGCGGAGGTAACGTCCGAATGTAAACGATTACATTCGCGATGACCCCGAGTCGCCGAACCGCCCCCCGAGCCAGGAACGCCGGACGCAGCGCGCCCGAGGCGGCCGGCGCCGGCGTCACGATCCGGGAGGTGGCGCAGGCCGCCGGGGTTTCCGTCGCCACCGTCTCCCGCGTCGTCAACGGGACGGCCGTGGTGAAGGACGAGACGCGGTTGCGCGTCGAGGCGGAAGTCGCGCGCCTCCGGTATTCGCCGAACGCGGCGGCCCGGAGCCTCATCACGAACCGGACGAACACGATCGGCGTCGTCCTGCCCGACATGTGGGGTGAGTATTTCTCCGAGGTCATCCACGGCATCGACCTCACCGCGAGGCAGGCCGGGTATCACGTCCTCGTCTCCTCGTCCCACAGCGACGTCGCCGAGACCCGGGCCGTTCTCCGGGCGATGCACGGTCGGGTCGACGGCGTGATCGTCATGTCCCCGAACGCCTCGCCCCGCGAGCTCGAGGGGTGTCTCCCTCCCTCGCTTCCGGTGGTCTTCCTGAACTCGGCTCCCGGGGGAGCGCTCCAGCCCGCGCTGAACGTCGACAACCGGGGAGGGGCGCGCGCCATGGTGACGCACCTCCTGGACCTCGGCCACCGGCGCCTCGCCTTCGTCACGGGCCCGGCGTCGAACTTCGATGCCGCCGAGCGTCGCCGGGGATGCCGGGACGCCCTCCGTGCCGCGGGACGGCCGCCGGAGGCGCTCATCGAGCTCGAAGGGGACTTCGGCGAGGAGTCGGGCCAGGCGGCGGGAGAGGCCATCGTCAGGCTCTCGCCGCGGCCGACCGCGATCTTCGCGGCGAACGACTCGATGGCGATCGGCATCCTGTTCGCGCTCCGGCGCGCGGGCGTGCGGGTCCCGGAGGAGATCGCCGTCGCGGGCTTCGACGACATCCCGATCGCGCGCTTCGCGAGCCCGCCGCTCTCGACGGTACGCCTCGACATCCGCACCCTCGGCGAGCGGGCGCTGGCCCGGCTCCTGGTCGAGGTGTCGGGGGACGGAGCCTCGCACGCGGCCCGCGAGGTCCTTCCGATCCGCCTCGTCCTCCGGGATTCGACCGGACGCCGCGGGGCGGTCACCACGACCGGGCCGTGTCCCGTCGCGCCCGCTTCCCATCCCGCATCCGACAGAGCATCCGATCGAAGGAGGAAGGCATCATGAGACGAAACGCAGGGCTGAAGGCCCTCCTGACCATCCCGGCCGTCGTCCTCGTCGCCGTGACCCTCGTCGCCCTGCCCGCGTTCGGGCAGACGACGACGGGCCCAGGTGCGGGGTACGGTCACCGACTCCGCAGGGACCGATCCCCGGCGTCACGGTCTGGCCGTGAACACCGCGTCCGGCACGAGATCCTCGGCAGCGGTCGCGGTGAACGGCACGTACGTTCTCGTCGTCCCGGCCGGGAGGTACGAGGTCGCCGTCGCCACCGGCGCCCACGAGCCCTGGAAGAAGGCGATTCAGGTCGGCGTCGGCCAGAGCCTGACGCAGGACATCGCGCTGAAGCCCGGCAAGCTCGCCGCGGAGGTCTCGGTCGTCGCCACGTCGGCCGAGGCCCAGGTGAGCGGATCACGTCGGAGATCGGGACGAACGTCGGCACGGACCAGCTCCAGATGCTTCCTCAGTCGTCGCGGAACTTCCTGAACGCCGCCGTCATCGCCCCGGCGTCCGCATCTCGCGCGACGAGGAGCGTCAGGAGTTCAGCTACGGCGCCCAGCGCTCGATGAATACGAACGTCTTCATCGACGGAACGAGCTACAAGAACGACATCCTCCAGGGGGTCGGTCGGGCAGGATTCCAGCAAGGGAATCCTTCCCGCAGAACGCCGTCCAGAGTTCAAGTCATCACCCAGAACTTCAGGCGGAGTACCAGAAGGCGTCGAGCGCCGTGATCTACCGCGGTGACGAAGTCCGGGGCAACGATCTCCGCGGCGAGGTCTTCGCCTACTACCAGAACAAGAGCCTCGTCGCGATCGACGGCGTCACGCAAGGGAAGGCGGGACCAGGCGGGTATGAAGCCGTCAAGCCCGGAATACACCCGCTGGCAGCCGGGGCTGAGCCTGGGCGGCCCCATCGTGAAGGACAAGGTCCACTTCTTCGCAGCCTACGAGGGGAACTCCCGGGACCGCGAGAACGAGGTCCCGGCCGGGACGTGGGGGCTGGTCCCCGGCCTTCCGGCAGGGCTTTCACCCAGTACCAGGGGCTCTACCCGAGCGAGTTCCGGTCGACGCTCCTTCTTCGGCAGCTCTCCGCGACCCTCAACGACAGCTCAACGTCGACGTCTCCGGGGGACTACCGTCACGAGACCGACATCCGCGGCTTCGGCGGTGCGACGAGCTATCAGGCCGCCGAGAACGTCAAGAACGACGTCTGGAC
It contains:
- a CDS encoding ABC transporter ATP-binding protein; its protein translation is MAAPLEARFVRRFRGGPAISADLVLPGGDGPVTVLFGPSGSGKTTVLRALAGLDRPDEGTIVQGDETWLDTARGVFVPARRRRVGLLFQDYALFPHLTARQNVAFGLHRTGSAERARRTAEVLALLKLDGLGDRRPAELSGGQRQRVALARAIAPSPRLLLLDEPLSALDAPTREELRGDLRALLLRLGVPAIVVTHDRIEALALGDRMAVMVDGGIRQHGRVADVFERPADRDVARCVGVDTVLAGRVVEAAEDLATVEAHGLRLAAVDRGLRGDVWALLRAEDVTLEQGGGARSSARNHLPGIVASVTSEGPLVRVVLTCAGTRLSALITRASRTELALAEGAEVFAVIKAPSIHLVPRT
- the modB gene encoding molybdate ABC transporter permease subunit, which gives rise to MSVDVPALLLSVKLSAATAAVLVALGLPLAAWLAFSTARWKPLVEAVVALPIVLPPTVLGFYVLLLLGPNGPVGRAVESLFGARLPFTFEGLLVASVLYSLPFAVQPFAASFAAVDRSLLEAAASLGASPFETFRRVVLPLSRAGVVTGIVLSFAHTLGEFGVVLMIGGNIPGETRTVSVAIYDHVQALDYDSAGATSLVLLAVSFAVLAATYALQRRTVSAWPHRSKPAS
- a CDS encoding substrate-binding domain-containing protein, producing MTPSRRTAPRARNAGRSAPEAAGAGVTIREVAQAAGVSVATVSRVVNGTAVVKDETRLRVEAEVARLRYSPNAAARSLITNRTNTIGVVLPDMWGEYFSEVIHGIDLTARQAGYHVLVSSSHSDVAETRAVLRAMHGRVDGVIVMSPNASPRELEGCLPPSLPVVFLNSAPGGALQPALNVDNRGGARAMVTHLLDLGHRRLAFVTGPASNFDAAERRRGCRDALRAAGRPPEALIELEGDFGEESGQAAGEAIVRLSPRPTAIFAANDSMAIGILFALRRAGVRVPEEIAVAGFDDIPIARFASPPLSTVRLDIRTLGERALARLLVEVSGDGASHAAREVLPIRLVLRDSTGRRGAVTTTGPCPVAPASHPASDRASDRRRKAS
- a CDS encoding carboxypeptidase regulatory-like domain-containing protein, with protein sequence MRGTVTDSAGTDPRRHGLAVNTASGTRSSAAVAVNGTYVLVVPAGRYEVAVATGAHEPWKKAIQVGVGQSLTQDIALKPGKLAAEVSVVATSAEAQVSGSRRRSGRTSARTSSRCFLSRRGTS
- a CDS encoding TonB-dependent receptor; the protein is MGAGPRPSGRAFTQYQGLYPSEFRSTLLLRQLSATLNDSSTSTSPGDYRHETDIRGFGGATSYQAAENVKNDVWTVRGKHTIILGNVLNEATVSYQNYKWNPVPEDSSIYGQNYEG